The genomic stretch AAACAAGAACTCTCTGATTATTATATTCATACCTTTTCGGAGCTGTTGAACATATAAGTTAAAGGAAAGTTTGTATACCCGTTAAGGTATTGTATATAGAGGCCTGAGGTTATATACTGATATAATACTTTAACTTAGATCTAATACTTTAGCTTATTTAGAAAGAGGAAAGAATGAAAACCATAGTAGCAGGAAAGAATGAAGCAGGGCAAAGACTGGACAAGCTGCTGCAAAAAACTCTGAACAAAGCACCAAAGAGTTTTATCTATAAGATGCTCCGAAAAAAGAACATTACCCTAAATGGAAAAAAAGCAGAAGGCTCTGAAATGGTACAGTTTTCTGATGAAATAAAGCTGTTTTTAGCCGATGAGACCATAGATAAATTTACAGAAAGTTATGCTGCTGTCTTTAACAATAGTGAGGAAACAACCGGGAAAAAGGATACCGGTGGAGGTAAAAGCATTCAACGTGTAAAGTTACAGATTGTTTACGAGGATTCCGATATTGTTTTAATAAACAAACCGGCTGGGATGCTTTCTCAGAAGGCTAAGGATACGGACGTTTCATTGGTGGAATACCTGATACAATACCTGTTAAAGAGCAACAGTCTTACATTGACGGAACTTAATACCTTTAAACCAGGTATCTGCAACCGGCTGGATAGAAATACCAGTGGACTGGTGGCAGCAGGCAAGACCCTTCCGGGGCTTCAGATGCTTTCAGAAGTTTTCAGGGAACGGACCCTTGACAAATATTATTTATGTCTTGTGAAGGGAGCGGTAAAGGAACAGAAAAGAATAACCGGTTATCTGACAAAGAATGAGAAAACCAATCAAGTTACCATTCTGCCAAAGGAGACGGAGGATTCTGATTATATCGAAACGGAATACACACCCGTAATCAATAACAATGAATATACTTTATTGAAGGTAAAGCTGATTACCGGTAAGACTCATCAGATTCGTGCTCATTTAAGCAGCATCGGTCATCCTATCATTGGTGATGCAAAGTATGGTAATAAGACCATGAATGACCGGTTCAGGAAGGAATTTAAGTTAAACCATCAGCTTCTGCATTCCTATGAAATGAAATTTTCAAAAGATATGACTGGAGAGTTTGCTTATCTGTCCGGACATAAAGTAAATGCAGAACTGCCTGAATATTTTGAAAATATCTTAAAGGTCTGTCTGGATTATAAAGGGAGGATATAATATGCCCTCATGGAATTCAAGAGGTCTTAGGGGGTCTGCACTGGAGGAACTCATAAATCTTACAAATACCAGATATCGCGAGAAAAATCTGGCATTGATACAAAAAATCCCGACCCCAATAACCCCAATAACCATTGATAAAGAAAACAGACATATAACCCTTGCGTACTTCGGTGAGAAAAGTACAGTGGATTATATTGGAACAGTACAGGGAATCCCTATATGCTTTGATGCGAAAGAGTGTGCAAGCGATACCTTTGCACTGCAGAACATTCATGAGCATCAGGTTGAGTTTATGAAGGATTTTGAGAAGCAGGGAGGGATTGCTTTTCTGCTTTTGTATTATTCAAAGAAAAACCATTATCATTATCTTCCTTTGAAGGATTTACTGTTTTTCTGGAACCGTGCAAAAGAGGGCGGACGAAAGAGCTTTCGTTTTGAAGAGCTGGAGGCGGAGAATGCCATAGATTGCATTAACAGTATTTACATACATTATTTGGTGAATGTATCCAAGGATGCAGAAGGAAGAGATAATTCATAGTAGAGTTAAGATGCCTGAATCTACATTACTAATTGTTACTGGTATAAGATAGAGATAATACTTAGTAGAATTAAGATGTGATGCCTTATCTCTTATAAGAATACATAGGAGTAGGTGAAGTTTAAGTCCCCGCAAATATTGTGTAAGAAAAGGTATCGGGTGAAATAACTATTGACCCCAAAACTGGAATAGAAACATTTGCTTAATACCTTTAGTAAGAAGATATGATGCTGAGATATTTATTTGCTTTGAAGGTGGTAAAAAAGTAGAACTCAAATTATATATGATTTTATCAGCCAGAGTAGGAACAAGATTACAGTAAGAGTGTTTTGGGATTGGTTAAGGATGCGATGGAAGAAATGGTAAAGAAGGATAATAAATTCGGAATCTAAATGTGAGATTATTATTAAATAAATAATTTGCATATATATGGACCTGTGTCTAAGTTATTGACACAAGTCCATATTTTTTTGGTATAGCGATTTTTAATAAACCAACTGTTATAGGTGGGTCCACAGCTGCTTTAGTTTCAAGTAAAATATCTCGAGTGATTTAAAAAGTTCGGTTTCAGTAAATTAAGTTTTTAAAGAATGTCTGTATATTATTAAAAAACACCCTAAAAAGATACTACAAACAAAAATAAATGTCATATTGTTTCTGTAAGTAAAAAACATAAATTAAATAACATAAATTAAATAAAAGCTTAAACAAAGTTATGGTATCTAAAACACAGAGCAAAAATATCGTGACTTAAATGAATGTGAATGAGATATTAATTCTCCTATAAATAAAGGAGCATTAACATAAAATCATACGAATTGAAAGGGGATAAAAAAATGGCAGGAACCATTAGAATTACACCGGAAGAACTAAGAGATGCAGCGAGTTTTATCAAGCAGAAACAGGAGGCAATGACAGCAGATGCCAATGCCTTGAATGCAAAAATCAATGAAATTGCAACGAATTGG from Anaerocolumna sp. AGMB13020 encodes the following:
- a CDS encoding RluA family pseudouridine synthase, coding for MKTIVAGKNEAGQRLDKLLQKTLNKAPKSFIYKMLRKKNITLNGKKAEGSEMVQFSDEIKLFLADETIDKFTESYAAVFNNSEETTGKKDTGGGKSIQRVKLQIVYEDSDIVLINKPAGMLSQKAKDTDVSLVEYLIQYLLKSNSLTLTELNTFKPGICNRLDRNTSGLVAAGKTLPGLQMLSEVFRERTLDKYYLCLVKGAVKEQKRITGYLTKNEKTNQVTILPKETEDSDYIETEYTPVINNNEYTLLKVKLITGKTHQIRAHLSSIGHPIIGDAKYGNKTMNDRFRKEFKLNHQLLHSYEMKFSKDMTGEFAYLSGHKVNAELPEYFENILKVCLDYKGRI
- a CDS encoding Holliday junction resolvase RecU, which translates into the protein MPSWNSRGLRGSALEELINLTNTRYREKNLALIQKIPTPITPITIDKENRHITLAYFGEKSTVDYIGTVQGIPICFDAKECASDTFALQNIHEHQVEFMKDFEKQGGIAFLLLYYSKKNHYHYLPLKDLLFFWNRAKEGGRKSFRFEELEAENAIDCINSIYIHYLVNVSKDAEGRDNS